Proteins encoded by one window of Ictidomys tridecemlineatus isolate mIctTri1 chromosome 7, mIctTri1.hap1, whole genome shotgun sequence:
- the Wipf1 gene encoding WAS/WASL-interacting protein family member 1, with protein sequence MPVPPPPAPPPPPTFALANTEKPTLNKSEQAGRNALLSDINKGKKLKKTVTNDRSAPILDKPKGAGAGGGGGFGGGGSSGGTGGGGPPGLGGLFQAGMPKLRSTANRDNDSGGSRPPILPPGGRSTSAKPFSPPSGPGRFPVPSPGHRTGPPEPPRNRMPPPRPDVGSKPDTLPPPVPNTPRPVQSSLHNRGSPPVPGALRQPSPGPTPPPFPGNRGAAFGGSSIRQTPSGSSSPFSGRPPLPPTPGRALDDKPPPPPPPMGNRPSLHREAVPPPPPQNNKPPVPSTPRPSSASQAPPPPPPPSRPGPPPLPPGSSGSDEIPRLPQRNVSLTSSAPPLPSPGRSGPLPPPPNERPPPPVRDPPGRSGPLPPPPPINRNGSTSRALPATPQLPSRSGVDSPRGGPRPPLPPDRPGAGAPPPPPPSTSIRNGFQDSSCEDEWESRFYFHPISELPPPEPYVPTTKTYPSKLARSESRSGSNRRERGAPPLPPIPR encoded by the exons GCCAATACAGAGAAGCCTACCTTGAATAAGTCTGAGCAGGCTGGAAGAAATGCTCTTCTCTCTGACATCAATAAAGggaagaaactaaagaagacgGTCACCAATGACAGAAGTGCACCAATATTGGACA aaCCGAAAGGTGCTGGTGCTGGTGGAGGTGGTGGCTTTGGTGGAGGAGGGAGCAGCGGTGGCACAGGAGGTGGTGGACCTCCTGGATTGGGAGGACTATTCCAGGCTGGAATGCCGAAGCTGAGATCCACAGCCAACAGAGATAATG ATTCTGGAGGAAGCCGACCACCAATTTTGCCACCAGGAGGAAGATCCACATCTGCCAAACCCTTTTCACCCCCAAGTGGCCCAGGGAGGTTTCCTGTGCCTTCTCCAGGCCACAGAACCGGTCCCCCAGAGCCTCCAAGGAACCGAATGCCTCCCCCAAGGCCTGATGTGGGCTCAAAGCCTGATACCCTTCCCCCTCCAGTACCTAATACACCAAGACCCGTTCAATCAAGTCTTCACAACCGGGGGTCCCCACCAGTGCCAGGAGCCCTCAGGCAGCCTAGCCCTGGGCCTACTCCTCCCCCTTTCCCCGGAAACAGAGGTGCTGCTTTTGGAGGAAGCTCCATACGCCAGACCCCCTCAGGCTCCTCCTCACCCTTCTCAGGCAGGCCTCCTCTGCCCCCAACCCCAGGCAGGGCCCTGGATGACAAACCCCCTCCACCACCCCCTCCAATGGGCAACAGGCCCTCCTTGCACAGGGAAGCCGTTCCACCTCCTCCCCCTCAAAACAACAAGCCTCCAGTGCCTTCTACGCCGCGGCCTTCCTCCGCCTcacaggccccacctcctccaccgcCACCCAGCAGGCCTGGCCCACCTCCCCTGCCTCCGGGTTCCAGTGGCAGTGATGAAATCCCAAGGCTCCCACAGCGGAATGTGTCCCTCACTTCATCTGCACCTCCCTTACCTTCACCAGGACGGTCGGGCCCTCTTCCTCCCCCGCCTAATGAGAGGCCCCCTCCTCCAGTGAGGGACCCACCAGGCAGATCAG gacccctcccaccaccacctccaaTAAACAGAAATGGCAGCACATCTCGGGCCCTGCCTGCCACCCCCCAATTGCCGTCCAGGAGTGGAGTTGATAGTCCCAGGGGCGGACCCAGGCCACCTCTTCCTCCTGACAGACCTGGTGCGGGGGCACCTCCCCCACCACCGCCTTCAACTTCAATTAGAAATGGCTTCCAAGATTCCTCCTGTGAAG ATGAGTGGGAAAGCAGATTCTACTTCCATCCGATTTCTGAATTGCCACCTCCAGAGCCATATGTACCAACGACCAAAACGTATCCCAGTAAATTGGCAAGAAGTGAAAGCCGGA